One Etheostoma cragini isolate CJK2018 chromosome 18, CSU_Ecrag_1.0, whole genome shotgun sequence DNA window includes the following coding sequences:
- the LOC117961819 gene encoding mannosyl-oligosaccharide 1,2-alpha-mannosidase IA-like: MGTLLNNSLSVFQAIETNLIRKSSSGLTYIAEWKGGLLEHKMGHLTCFAGGMIALGADGAPSDKTGHQMEQAAEIARTCHESYARTALKLGPEAFRFDGGVEAIATRQNEKYFILRPEVIETYLYMWRFTHDPKYREWGWEAVQALEQHCKVEGGYSGVRDVYASTPNHDDVQQSFYLAETLKYLYLLFSDDDHLPFDHWVFNTEAHPLPVIQKDKTDLPNEVE, from the exons ATGG GAACACTCCTTAATAActcactctctgtctttcagGCTATAGAAACCAACCTGATAAGGAAGTCGAGCAGCGGGCTGACCTACATAGCGGAGTGGAAGGGGGGTCTGCTGGAGCACAAGATGGGTCACCTGACCTGTTTCGCGGGCGGTATGATCGCTCTTGGTGCTGATGGAGCGCCCAGCGACAAGACGGGGCACCAGATGGAGCAGGCCGCCGAGATCGCCCGGACCTGTCACGAGTCTTACGCCAGGACCG CTTTGAAGCTGGGACCAGAAGCGTTCCGGTTCGACGGCGGCGTTGAGGCCATCGCCACACGGCAGAACGAGAAATACTTCATCCTCCGCCCCGAGGTCATAGAGACCTACCTGTACATGTGGAGGTTCACCCACGACCCCAAGTACAGGGAGTGGGGCTGGGAGGCTGTGCAG GCCTTGGAGCAGCACTGTAAAGTAGAAGGAGGCTACAGCGGCGTCAGAGATGTCTACGCCTCAACTCCCAACCACGACGACGTGCAGCAAAGCTTCTACTTGGCTGAGACACTCAA GTATCTCTACCTGCTCTTCTCCGACGACGACCACCTGCCGTTCGACCACTGGGTCTTCAACACCGAGGCGCACCCTCTGCCCGTGATCCAGAAGGACAAAACAGACCTCCCCAACGAGGTGGAGTAG